From a region of the Pseudostreptobacillus hongkongensis genome:
- the adhE gene encoding bifunctional acetaldehyde-CoA/alcohol dehydrogenase translates to MVKDLESLREMMGRVRKAQEKYSTYTQEQVDKIFRKVAQTINDERILLATMAVEETGMGLIEDKVIKNHFASEYIYNKYKDEKTCGVLEEDKSYGVKKVATPIGVIAGVIPTTNPTSTAIFKILLALKTRNAIIISPHPRAKNSTIYAAKLALEVAKKYGAPDDIISWIDEPSMELSRELMAEVDLILATGGPGMVKSAYSSGTPAIGVGAGNTPVIIDETADVKMTVNYILLSKTFDNGVICASEQAVILPESKYDVIRKEFLDRGAYILGKDEIQKVRDVMFVNGALNADIVGQSAYKIAKMAGLNIPESSRVLIGEVEDYTEAEAFAHEKLSPILAMYKAKDFNEQMDIAKALVELGGLGHTSCIYIDLAEQEKIDKFGREMKTGRTLVNMPASLGAIGDVFNFKLEPSLTLGCGSWGGNSVSENVGVKHLLNVKTVAERRENMLWFKVPEKVYFKYGSLPVALEELKGEHKKAFIVTDSTLAELGYTNHVTKVLDEIGVDYRIFSSVGVDPTLSSTEAGAAAMREYQPDVIIALGGGSAMDAAKIMWVLYEYPNIRFKDLAMRFMDIRKRIFAFPKMGIKAKFIAVATSAGTGSEVTPFSVITDDATGVKYPLADYELTPDVAINDPELMLTMPKGLTVASGIDVFTHAIESYVSILATEYTKPYSLEAMKIVLQWLPESVEGGASARKAKEKMANASCIAGMAFANAFLGICHSLAHKLGGKFHVPHGIANALLLEEVIRFNAEDAPTKMGVFPQYRYPDAINRYAKAADFLGLTKPGQSREEKVEEFIKALNELKDKIGIPRSIKEWGVPEKDFLEAVDELAVDAFDDQCTPANPRYPLISELKEIYLKSYYGREEYDKKYGNKKDKKSKK, encoded by the coding sequence AGTTGCTCAAACTATAAATGATGAAAGAATTTTACTAGCTACAATGGCAGTAGAAGAAACTGGTATGGGGCTTATAGAAGATAAGGTTATTAAAAATCACTTCGCATCAGAATATATATATAATAAATATAAAGATGAAAAAACTTGTGGTGTTTTAGAAGAAGATAAATCATATGGTGTTAAGAAAGTTGCAACACCTATAGGAGTTATTGCAGGAGTTATACCAACAACAAATCCTACATCAACAGCTATATTTAAAATATTACTTGCATTAAAAACAAGAAATGCAATTATAATATCACCACACCCAAGAGCAAAAAATTCAACTATCTATGCTGCAAAACTAGCTTTAGAAGTTGCTAAAAAATATGGAGCACCAGATGATATAATTTCATGGATAGATGAACCAAGTATGGAACTTTCTAGAGAATTAATGGCTGAAGTTGACTTAATTCTTGCAACTGGAGGTCCTGGAATGGTTAAGAGTGCTTATTCATCAGGAACACCAGCTATAGGGGTTGGAGCAGGAAATACTCCAGTAATTATAGATGAAACTGCAGATGTTAAGATGACAGTAAACTACATTTTATTATCAAAAACATTTGATAATGGAGTAATTTGTGCATCAGAACAAGCTGTAATATTACCTGAATCTAAATATGATGTAATAAGAAAAGAATTCTTAGATAGAGGAGCATATATCTTAGGTAAAGATGAAATTCAAAAAGTAAGAGATGTAATGTTTGTTAATGGAGCATTAAATGCTGATATAGTAGGACAAAGTGCTTATAAAATAGCTAAAATGGCAGGACTTAATATACCTGAAAGTTCAAGAGTATTAATAGGAGAAGTTGAAGATTATACTGAAGCTGAAGCATTTGCTCATGAAAAATTATCACCAATTCTAGCTATGTATAAAGCAAAAGACTTTAATGAACAAATGGATATAGCTAAAGCTTTAGTAGAGCTTGGAGGACTTGGACATACTTCTTGTATATATATAGATCTTGCAGAACAAGAAAAAATAGATAAATTTGGTAGAGAAATGAAAACTGGAAGAACTCTAGTAAATATGCCAGCATCTCTAGGAGCAATAGGAGATGTATTTAACTTTAAACTTGAACCATCATTAACACTTGGTTGTGGATCATGGGGAGGAAACTCTGTTTCTGAAAATGTTGGAGTTAAACACTTATTAAATGTAAAAACAGTTGCAGAAAGAAGGGAAAATATGTTATGGTTTAAAGTTCCTGAAAAAGTATACTTTAAATATGGTTCATTACCTGTTGCCTTAGAAGAATTAAAAGGAGAACATAAAAAAGCATTTATAGTAACAGATTCAACACTTGCTGAACTTGGATATACTAACCATGTTACAAAAGTATTAGATGAAATTGGTGTAGATTATAGAATATTCTCATCAGTTGGAGTAGATCCTACATTAAGTTCAACTGAAGCAGGGGCTGCTGCAATGCGTGAATATCAACCAGATGTAATTATTGCATTAGGTGGAGGATCTGCGATGGATGCTGCTAAGATTATGTGGGTTCTATATGAATATCCAAATATTAGATTTAAAGATTTAGCAATGAGATTTATGGATATACGTAAGAGAATATTCGCATTCCCTAAAATGGGTATAAAAGCTAAATTTATAGCTGTAGCAACTTCAGCAGGAACTGGATCAGAAGTAACACCATTCTCAGTTATAACTGATGATGCAACAGGAGTTAAATATCCTTTAGCTGATTATGAATTAACACCAGATGTAGCTATAAATGATCCAGAATTAATGTTGACTATGCCAAAAGGGTTAACAGTTGCATCAGGTATAGATGTATTTACACATGCTATTGAATCATATGTATCAATACTTGCAACAGAGTACACTAAACCTTATTCATTAGAAGCTATGAAAATAGTATTACAATGGTTACCTGAATCTGTTGAAGGTGGAGCAAGTGCAAGAAAAGCTAAAGAAAAAATGGCTAATGCATCTTGTATAGCAGGTATGGCATTTGCTAATGCATTCTTAGGTATTTGTCACTCACTTGCACATAAATTAGGAGGAAAATTCCATGTTCCACATGGTATTGCGAATGCTTTATTATTAGAAGAAGTAATTAGATTTAATGCTGAAGATGCACCAACTAAGATGGGAGTATTCCCTCAATATAGATATCCTGATGCAATCAATAGATACGCAAAAGCAGCTGATTTCTTAGGATTAACTAAACCTGGACAAAGTAGAGAAGAAAAAGTTGAAGAATTTATTAAAGCATTAAATGAATTAAAAGATAAGATAGGAATACCTAGAAGTATAAAAGAATGGGGAGTACCTGAAAAAGATTTCTTAGAAGCAGTTGATGAATTAGCTGTAGATGCATTTGATGATCAATGTACACCAGCTAATCCAAGATATCCATTAATTTCTGAATTAAAAGAAATTTACTTAAAATCTTATTATGGAAGAGAAGAGTATGATAAAAAGTATGGAAATAAAAAAGATAAGAAAAGTAAAAAATAG
- a CDS encoding PTS sugar transporter subunit IIA — protein sequence MSIKLCDKTVFFDNLEVENKNQFFEYVTNELLKLERIENPQRILYKFDKRENEVATFLGSHFAIPHLKSSKVLENTIVFARLKNSIVWNKNNDKVKYIFAVLVKPSYENLHIDILMSISRNIIDKNKIDILKRSSNVDDILNIINTVY from the coding sequence ATGTCTATAAAATTATGTGACAAAACAGTTTTCTTTGACAATTTAGAAGTAGAAAACAAAAATCAATTTTTCGAATATGTTACTAATGAATTACTTAAATTGGAAAGAATTGAAAATCCTCAAAGAATTCTTTATAAATTTGATAAAAGAGAAAATGAAGTAGCAACATTTTTAGGAAGTCACTTTGCAATTCCCCATTTAAAAAGTTCTAAAGTTTTAGAAAATACTATAGTTTTTGCAAGACTTAAAAATTCTATCGTATGGAATAAAAATAATGATAAAGTTAAATATATTTTTGCTGTTTTAGTTAAACCCAGCTATGAAAATTTACACATAGATATATTAATGTCAATATCACGTAATATTATAGATAAAAATAAAATAGATATACTTAAAAGAAGTTCTAATGTAGATGATATACTTAACATAATAAATACTGTTTATTAA
- a CDS encoding metal ABC transporter solute-binding protein, Zn/Mn family: MKKLGSLILGLMLMFLVFSCGAKKEETAENTEMKKIKVTTTLNYYADLLNQIGGDKVEITGLMKEGEDPHLYVATASDVEKLESADLVVYGGLHLEGKMVEIFDNLKGKEVLNLGEQLDPSKLTKVSDSVYDPHVWFNTEFWSIQAKAVAEKLSALDPANKDFYMTNLDNYLKEVKEATEYIQARINEIPEGQRYLVTAHDAFGYFSDQFGLTVKAIQGVSTDSEIGTKEINDLANFIVEHNVKAIFVESSVNHKSIESLQEAVRAKGGDVKIGGELYSDSMGDKERNTDTYIKTIKANADIIAEALK, from the coding sequence ATGAAAAAATTAGGAAGTTTAATCTTAGGATTAATGCTAATGTTTTTAGTATTTTCTTGTGGAGCTAAAAAAGAAGAAACTGCAGAAAATACAGAGATGAAAAAAATTAAAGTTACTACAACTTTAAATTACTATGCAGATTTATTAAATCAAATTGGGGGAGACAAAGTAGAAATTACAGGTCTTATGAAAGAGGGAGAAGATCCACATCTTTATGTTGCTACAGCAAGTGATGTAGAAAAACTTGAAAGTGCAGATCTAGTTGTTTATGGTGGATTACATCTTGAAGGTAAGATGGTTGAAATTTTTGATAACTTAAAAGGTAAAGAAGTGTTAAATTTAGGGGAGCAACTTGACCCTTCTAAATTAACTAAAGTATCAGATTCAGTTTATGATCCACATGTTTGGTTCAATACTGAATTCTGGAGCATACAAGCTAAAGCTGTTGCTGAAAAATTATCAGCTTTAGACCCAGCTAATAAAGATTTCTATATGACTAACTTAGATAATTATCTAAAAGAAGTTAAGGAAGCTACAGAATATATTCAAGCTAGAATTAATGAAATTCCTGAAGGACAAAGATACTTAGTTACAGCACATGATGCTTTTGGATATTTCTCAGATCAATTTGGATTAACAGTTAAAGCTATACAAGGTGTTTCTACAGATTCAGAAATAGGAACAAAAGAAATTAATGATCTTGCTAATTTTATAGTTGAACACAATGTTAAAGCTATATTTGTTGAAAGTTCAGTTAACCATAAGAGTATAGAATCATTACAAGAAGCTGTTCGTGCTAAAGGTGGAGATGTTAAAATAGGTGGAGAACTTTATTCTGATTCAATGGGAGATAAAGAACGTAACACAGATACATATATTAAAACAATAAAAGCTAATGCTGATATTATCGCGGAGGCTTTAAAGTAG
- a CDS encoding metal ABC transporter ATP-binding protein, translating to MNAIEIKNLTVAYDEKPVLENLSLNIGKGQIWAVIGPNGAGKSTLIKTILEFLKPIVGDIKVNGEKYAKMRKKIAYVPQRGSVDWDFPTTLFDVVEMGSYGRVGFLKRVSKEEKVRVIEAIKQVDMLEFKDRQISELSGGQQQRVFLARALLQDAEIYLMDEPFQGVDSKTEKSIVQILKKLRDEGKTVVVVHHDLKSVPEYFDYVAMVNKSVVVSGKIEDVFTPENIDKTYKKNMD from the coding sequence ATGAATGCTATTGAAATAAAAAATTTAACGGTTGCTTATGATGAAAAACCAGTTTTAGAAAATTTAAGTTTAAATATAGGAAAAGGTCAAATATGGGCAGTAATAGGTCCTAATGGAGCTGGTAAATCAACACTAATTAAAACAATACTAGAATTTTTAAAACCAATAGTTGGTGACATTAAAGTAAACGGAGAAAAATACGCTAAGATGCGTAAAAAAATAGCATATGTTCCACAAAGGGGAAGTGTCGATTGGGACTTCCCCACTACTTTATTTGATGTAGTAGAAATGGGATCATATGGTAGGGTAGGATTTTTAAAAAGGGTTTCTAAAGAAGAAAAAGTTAGAGTAATTGAAGCAATAAAGCAAGTTGATATGTTAGAATTTAAAGATAGACAGATATCTGAACTATCTGGAGGACAACAACAAAGAGTTTTCTTAGCAAGAGCTTTATTACAAGATGCAGAAATTTATTTAATGGATGAGCCTTTCCAAGGGGTAGATTCTAAAACAGAAAAATCTATAGTACAAATATTAAAAAAATTAAGAGATGAAGGAAAAACTGTTGTTGTAGTTCATCATGATTTAAAAAGTGTACCAGAATATTTTGATTATGTAGCTATGGTAAATAAATCAGTTGTAGTTTCAGGTAAGATAGAAGATGTATTTACTCCTGAAAATATAGATAAAACATATAAGAAGAATATGGATTAA
- a CDS encoding metal ABC transporter permease: MKEILILLSDSYTFKIVMLGCSLLGILSAVVGTFAVLKKESLLGDGISHASLAGICLAFLITKQKETVFLLIGAFLIGICCVYLIHYIGVKSKVKFDSAIALILSTFFGLGLVLLTYLKKIPGAKKAGLNKFIFGQASTLVLKDIYLIIVVGVFLLYLVVIFWKELKVSLFDKNYAKTVGINSDAIRFLISAMITINVIIGIQITGVVLMTAMLVAPAVAARQWSNKLYIVVMLAAIFGGISGFIGTAISSIQVQLPTGPLIVLSLSIFVIISMLFAPRRGLIARSYRSYVRNKEIIRKYKEGDYNEF, translated from the coding sequence ATGAAAGAAATATTAATTTTATTATCAGATAGTTACACTTTTAAAATAGTAATGTTAGGTTGTTCTTTACTTGGAATTTTAAGTGCAGTAGTGGGAACTTTTGCTGTATTAAAAAAAGAAAGCCTTTTAGGTGATGGTATATCACATGCATCTCTTGCAGGTATATGTCTTGCATTTTTAATCACAAAACAAAAAGAAACAGTATTTTTATTAATTGGAGCTTTTTTAATAGGAATCTGTTGTGTTTACTTAATTCATTATATAGGTGTTAAGTCAAAGGTTAAATTTGATAGTGCAATAGCACTTATATTATCTACTTTTTTTGGTTTAGGTTTGGTTTTATTAACTTATTTAAAAAAAATACCTGGAGCAAAAAAAGCAGGGTTAAATAAATTTATATTTGGTCAAGCATCTACTCTTGTATTAAAAGATATTTATTTAATAATAGTAGTAGGAGTATTTTTGCTTTATTTAGTAGTAATATTTTGGAAAGAACTTAAGGTAAGTTTATTTGATAAAAATTATGCAAAAACAGTAGGAATCAATAGTGATGCTATTAGATTTTTAATATCAGCTATGATAACTATTAATGTAATTATAGGTATACAAATAACAGGAGTTGTTTTAATGACAGCTATGCTTGTAGCACCTGCTGTTGCTGCAAGACAATGGAGTAATAAGTTATATATAGTTGTAATGTTAGCAGCTATATTTGGAGGAATTTCAGGATTTATAGGAACGGCTATATCAAGCATACAAGTTCAACTTCCAACAGGACCATTAATAGTTTTAAGTCTTAGTATATTTGTTATAATAAGCATGCTATTTGCACCACGTCGTGGACTAATAGCAAGAAGTTATAGAAGTTATGTAAGAAATAAAGAAATTATTAGGAAATATAAGGAAGGTGATTATAATGAGTTCTAG
- a CDS encoding metal ABC transporter permease yields MSSSLVIQIIAILISTSCSVLGVFLVLKNMSMLTDAITHTVLLGIVLAFFISGNLNSPLFIVGASLIGLVTVYLVELLVNTRLVHEDAAIAIVMSFLFSVAIVLISRYTANIHLDTDSVLLGEIAFTPFNKTNIFGYEIAVAIVKSFVVLIINVLFVIIFFKELKISVFDRALAASLGMYPVLMHYLLMTLVSVTSVVSFEAVGSILLISFMIGPPVTAYLLSKSLRKMMLLSIIFGAISSILGYNIAIILDVSIAGSISVVIGIVFIIVFLLKKVFKFDFRLRKMEK; encoded by the coding sequence ATGAGTTCTAGTTTAGTTATTCAAATTATTGCAATACTTATATCAACTTCTTGTTCTGTATTAGGTGTTTTTCTGGTTTTAAAGAATATGAGTATGTTAACAGATGCTATAACACATACTGTACTTTTGGGAATAGTTTTAGCTTTCTTTATATCAGGTAATTTAAATTCACCTTTATTTATAGTTGGAGCATCTCTTATTGGTCTTGTTACAGTTTATCTTGTAGAATTGCTAGTAAATACTAGACTTGTACATGAAGATGCAGCTATTGCTATAGTTATGTCATTTTTATTCAGTGTAGCTATAGTTTTAATATCAAGATACACTGCAAATATTCATTTAGATACAGATAGTGTTTTACTTGGAGAAATAGCATTTACACCATTTAATAAGACAAATATATTTGGTTATGAAATTGCTGTTGCTATAGTAAAATCATTTGTAGTTTTAATTATAAATGTTTTATTTGTAATTATATTCTTTAAAGAATTAAAAATATCAGTATTTGATAGAGCACTTGCAGCAAGTCTTGGTATGTATCCAGTTTTAATGCATTACTTACTAATGACTTTAGTGTCAGTTACATCAGTTGTATCATTTGAAGCTGTAGGATCAATTCTACTTATATCATTTATGATAGGACCACCAGTAACAGCTTATCTTTTATCAAAAAGTTTAAGAAAAATGATGCTATTAAGTATTATTTTTGGTGCAATTTCTTCAATTTTAGGTTATAATATTGCTATAATATTAGATGTTTCTATAGCAGGAAGTATTTCTGTTGTTATAGGTATAGTATTTATAATAGTATTTTTATTGAAGAAGGTGTTTAAATTTGATTTTAGATTACGTAAGATGGAGAAGTGA